TCGCTGACGCTGGAAGCGGATACAAGGGTGTGACCGGCCGCGTCATCAATGAGCTGCGCGTAAATGTGCCGGTTGGAACGGAATACGGAGAGACGCGGACGGGAAGGCGTGCCGGAGATCTTCCGACGAATCCCCCGCTTGACGCGCGTCCGTTTTTCGCTTTTGGATGTTGCCATGATGTGTTCTTCTGCCGAAAGAATCCGACGACACGCGCCGGCCCTTCAGTCCTTTTATCTGGCTGCGGTCTTGCCGGCCTTGCGACGCACATACTCGTCTGCGTAGCGCACACCCTTGCCCTTGTAGGGCTCCGGGGGACGCAGGCTGCGGATCTTCGCCGCCACCTGTCCTACGAGCTGTTTGTCGATGCCTTCGACCGTGATGAACGTGTTCTTGCCCCGCTTGGGGTCCACCGATAGGTCAATGCCTTCCGGCGGCACGAAGTAGATCGGGTGGGAAAAGCCCAGCGCCAGCTCCAGCACACCATTTTCGATGGCGGCACGGAAGCCGACACCGATCACCTCGAGCTCGCGCTTGTAGCCTTCGGATACACCGATGACCATGTTGTCGAGCAGGGAGCGGTAGAGGCCGTGCATGGCCCGGTGGCGCTTCTGATCCGTGGGGCGGGTCACCGTCAACTGGCCGTCCTCCAGGGAGACCGAGATGTCCGGGTCCACCTGCAGGCTCAGTTCGCCTTTGGGTCCCTTGACCTGTACAAAATTGTTGGAGCCGATCTGGATCTGGACGTTGTCTTTGACCTCAATCGGCAGCTTTCCGACGCGTGACATGGCTTCGCTAATTCAGAATGGTCGGATGAATGTCTCGGGGGCCTTCCTAAAAGACCTCGGCCAGCACTTCGCCGCCGATTCCGGCACGACGAGCTTCCTTGTCGGTCATCACACCCTGGGAGGTGGAGATGATCGCGATGCCGAGGCCGTTCCGGACGCGCGGCAGATCGGTCGAACCGACGTACTTGCGCAGACCGGGCTTAGACACCCGCTTCAGAAACTCGATGGCGGGGGTACCACCCTTCTGGTACTTCAGGTACACACGAAGGAGGCCCTGCTTGCCGTCATCGATGTTGATGAACTTGCGGATGTAGCCTTTGTCGGCCAGGATCTGGGTCATCGCCCGCTTCAGTTTCGAGGCGGGGATGTCGGTATAGGGATGGTTGGCCTGCGCCGCATTGCGGAGACGCGTCAGGTAGTCGCCAACCGGGTCCGAGATTGCACTCATCGTTTCGGGATGTTCAAATGATGTCAGTCAGTTCGCCGCTCGAGGCGACGCTTAACCACGCATCGGGTCCGCCTTACCAGCTGGACTTGCGCACGCCCGGGATAATTCCCGCGCGGGCCATGTCACGGAAGGCAATACGGCAGACTCCAAAATCGCGCAGGTAGCCGCGGGCGCGGCCGGTCAGGGCGCAGCGATTGCGCATGCGCACGGGGCTTGCGTCCCGGGGAAGCTTCTGAAGCTTCTCCCACTCACCGGCAGCTTTCAGCTTGGCGCGGCGCTCGGCGTACTTGGCCACCATGCGTGCGCGCTTGCGTTCGCGGGCTATCCAGCTCTTCTTAGCCATAGATCGTTGGGTTTATAGGGTGGTCAGACCGTGGCTTCCTGCTGACGGCGCACGAAGGGCATGCCGAGCTCCTTCAGGAGGGCGTGCGCTTCCTCGTCCGTCTTCGCCGTGGTCACGAAGGTGACGTCCAGACCAGAGATCTGGGCCACCTTGTCCACATCGATTTCCGGGAAGATGATCTGCTCCTTGACGCCAAGGGTGTAGTTGCCGCGGCCGTCGAACGACTTGTCGGGCACACCGCGGAAGTCACGCACACGCGGCAACGCGAGTGTGACCAGTCGGTCGAGAAACTCCCACATCCGGTCCCCTCTCAGCGTCGTGAGCGCGCCAACCGGCATGCCCTCACGAAGCTTGAAGTTGGAGACGCTCTTGCGGGCCCTGCGGACGACGGGCTGCTGGCCGGTCACCCGGCGCAGCTCCTCGACCGCATCGTCGATCATCTTCTTGTTCTGCACCGCGCCGCCAACGCCTTTGTTGACGCTGATCTTGACGAGGCGCGGGACCTGCATGACGTTGTCATAGCTGAACTGCTCGGTGAGCGCAGCAACGACTTCGTCGCGGTACTTGGTTTTCAGTCTTGGCGTGTAGCCTTCCATGACTCTTCCGTCATTCATGCCGAAGCCCCTGGCTTCCGGCGCATGCATTAGTTGTCGAGTTCCTCACCGGTGTTGGCGGCGTAGCGCACCCACCGTCCCTTACCCGAGTCCACGTCCTCGATGCGCTTGCGCCCGACACGCGTCGGATCGCCGTTGCCGTCAAGCGGCATCACGTTCGAGATGTGGATGGCGGCTTCCTGCTGGATGCGACCGCCCTGCGGGTACGTCTGGCTCGGGCGGGTGTGGCGAATTCGCATGTTCACACCCTCCACGATGACGCGCTCGTTCTCGGCGAACACGCGGAGGACCTTGCCCTCCTTGCCGCGGTCGTTGCCGGCGATCACGCGCACCATGTCGCCCTTGCGGACGTGGAGCTTCTTCTGCTTGTTGATCTTGCGTGCCATGACGATCTGGCCTAAAGCACCTCAGGTGCGAGTGAAACAATGCGCATGAACTGGCGCTCACGCAGTTCGCGGGCAACCGGACCGAAGATTCGGGTACCGCGGGGTTCGCCCTGGGCGTTGAGAAGCACGGCGGCGTTTTCGTCGAACCGGATGTAAGTGCCGTCTGCGCGGCGATACTCCTTCTTGGTCCGAACGACAACGGCCTTGGATACCTCGCCCTT
The sequence above is a segment of the Rhodothermales bacterium genome. Coding sequences within it:
- the rplE gene encoding 50S ribosomal protein L5 produces the protein MEGYTPRLKTKYRDEVVAALTEQFSYDNVMQVPRLVKISVNKGVGGAVQNKKMIDDAVEELRRVTGQQPVVRRARKSVSNFKLREGMPVGALTTLRGDRMWEFLDRLVTLALPRVRDFRGVPDKSFDGRGNYTLGVKEQIIFPEIDVDKVAQISGLDVTFVTTAKTDEEAHALLKELGMPFVRRQQEATV
- the rpsH gene encoding 30S ribosomal protein S8; the encoded protein is MSAISDPVGDYLTRLRNAAQANHPYTDIPASKLKRAMTQILADKGYIRKFINIDDGKQGLLRVYLKYQKGGTPAIEFLKRVSKPGLRKYVGSTDLPRVRNGLGIAIISTSQGVMTDKEARRAGIGGEVLAEVF
- the rplX gene encoding 50S ribosomal protein L24, whose product is MARKINKQKKLHVRKGDMVRVIAGNDRGKEGKVLRVFAENERVIVEGVNMRIRHTRPSQTYPQGGRIQQEAAIHISNVMPLDGNGDPTRVGRKRIEDVDSGKGRWVRYAANTGEELDN
- the rplN gene encoding 50S ribosomal protein L14, with the translated sequence MIQQESRLKVADNSGAKEVLCIRVLGGSGRRYARIGDTIVVSVKSAIPGGNVKKGEVSKAVVVRTKKEYRRADGTYIRFDENAAVLLNAQGEPRGTRIFGPVARELRERQFMRIVSLAPEVL
- the rplR gene encoding 50S ribosomal protein L18 — protein: MATSKSEKRTRVKRGIRRKISGTPSRPRLSVFRSNRHIYAQLIDDAAGHTLVSASSVSDEITGEPVSVGKGVGKLLAERAREAGIEAVVFDRNGFRYHGRVRAVADGAREGGLKL
- the rplF gene encoding 50S ribosomal protein L6 encodes the protein MSRVGKLPIEVKDNVQIQIGSNNFVQVKGPKGELSLQVDPDISVSLEDGQLTVTRPTDQKRHRAMHGLYRSLLDNMVIGVSEGYKRELEVIGVGFRAAIENGVLELALGFSHPIYFVPPEGIDLSVDPKRGKNTFITVEGIDKQLVGQVAAKIRSLRPPEPYKGKGVRYADEYVRRKAGKTAAR
- the rpsN gene encoding 30S ribosomal protein S14, translated to MAKKSWIARERKRARMVAKYAERRAKLKAAGEWEKLQKLPRDASPVRMRNRCALTGRARGYLRDFGVCRIAFRDMARAGIIPGVRKSSW